GTTTGTGGTTTTGAGACGTCCTGGACGCTGGTTGAGATGATCTCACTTGTGGTTTTGTGCAGGAGAAGGGCATCAACCTGACCCACATCGAGTCACGTCCATCCAGAACGAACAAAGACCAGTACGAGTTCCTCATCAACGTGGACTCCACCTGCTCGCAGGCCCTGGATGACATCATCGAAGGCCTACGCACACAAATCAGCGGCCACGTGCACGAGCTGTCACGTAATAAACAGAAGGACACaggtgtgtttgtgttggtgcaCGCAGGCGGTAcagtaaacaaaacaaaagagatTAAAAAAACTAATTTATACTGAGTTAGTGAGTCTATACTAGATGTCACTGATAATCTGGACTTTAATCATGATTATTATTTAATCATGTTATTTGTTTATTGCATTCTACtgatgacaaagtgcagaagAAAATAATCCGAAATGTAATCCAATAATTTGAGATTATGAATGTAACTATTTTATATAAGtaatatataagaaaaaaaaataaaggaagctGGTGAACAAAAAGTTATTAAATATTCCCTCCCAAAAATGAATCAAACAAAGCAACCCTCAAAAAGATTATGATAATATAAGGCTTAAAATAACATTCAAATCCTACAAAAAGGAAATAAGGAGATTTCTCTGATTTAATCCACCAtaaatttaactcactgtaagttgTAATATTTGTTAATGCTTTCTTAACATAACGAAGAGCAAACATAAAGAAAAAacatctggggaaaaaaaaaaaactcagaaaaaactgtttttaaaaaatgacaaaaacacagAAGTAAAAATACTATCCAAAAATGTATTAATAAGTACCATTTCTAAATAAATCAAGGGatgccaacttaaaaaaaattccctCAAATCTTGAATGAATACTAAATGCAatttctgtgtatatatatacatatatatatatatatatatatatatatatatatataaaacatagatcaaacaaattaaaaatagaaaaaaatcccAAATATTAGCAGACATTAAATACAGGGCAAAAGTAAATGAAAATAGAAAATAATGAACAGCCCTTCAAAAGTATACTACATATATCACAATCAAAtttaaaacagaaataaagtATATCATGGAATAAATAATTGTAAATTTAATCTTAACGGAGAGAAACAATGAAGCAAAATTTGCTCTAAAattaaaatgataataataattattatatccTCATCTCCTTATCTCCTAAGCCTCTGCAAAAACATTACAGGTAGTCAagttttaaaataataatgtaaattaattaaaacagaACTCTTGCAAACTAATTTTATAGATAATCGTACTGTTTTTCTCATGGCATTAGCAAGCATCAAGCAATCAAAactagcaaaaaacaaaaaactaaacctCCACGATAGCAATATAatcaaagagaaaaataaaactcCAGAATTGTTTTTTCAGTCAGTCTTCCAAATTATGTTAATGTAATGTAATCAACATGAAtgattgttgttgtccattcggctgctccctttttgtttggggtcgccacagtgtatacagccagatccgcactggtatttgacacaagttttacgctaaatcgtcaaggtgtgacagaacCATTAGACTGGTCATGGACTTGGGTAATTTTTGAAGACAAAGAACAGAGACACAGACGGACAAATAGAGCTGAAAAGATCCATTAATCAGAGAGTTGATGGCTGAAccaaccagacagacagacagacagacagcatctCCCCTGAGACTACAGACCCAGCAGACACATCTAGACCCATTATTATGAGTTGCTTCCAGAGTGACTTGAGTTTAGCTTCTGAGGGCCAACAGACAAACAGAGGACTTCTGTCTTCTGGTCCCAGACTACCGCAGGCAAGAGAACATGCCAAGGTCAGAGCGGGAGGAGACAGACAGGGCCCCCCATGAGCACTGGGGTCTGCCGGTCAGGGTCAAGTGGACGATGGGATACGCATGTCCTGTTTTGGAGACGGCCTGTTTATGGAGGATCCTGGCAGGGATTCATTGTCTTCCTGAGCCTCGGGCTGGACCACACGGCACAAATGTAGATGGATGATCGGAGCCcggagtttttcagcatcataaaTCTGCATCAGCATGCAGATGACCCTCAGCCGCGGGTCTGCAGAGTGTCAAATaccaaaaccaaaaacaaaccctAAAAGGCAGCTCAttagtgttcatggtgtttatgtctgtttttaatcAACTAATTAGtgttaaaacattttttatttaCAGTGCCGTGGTTCCCCAACGACATCCAGGACTTGGACCGCTATGCAAACCAAATCCTCACTTATGGTTCCGAGCTGGATGCAGATCACCCGGTAAGGACGGACTCATCCatcattctgtgtgtgtgtgtctgtgtgtgtccacACTCATGCCCACATGTCGTATGAAAAACAAGGATGCAGAGATGACAGGCCGCGCTCTGCCATCCATTCTCATGGAAACTATGGAGACACTCAAATTGATGTCATTGCTTTAATTGAACTCCTGTAATTATAGATAATTGCTCCCTTTTACCACCACCATTAAAGAACAAGGCATTCATGTGTTCATCTACAAAGGCTCTGTCTGAATATGTATCTGCACGCTCCGATTAGAGCTGGAGCCCATAATGCTGTCGGAGGGTTTCGTCTTAACGGAGGATTTCTACGCTTTGATTTGGGTTCAAGTGCCGCCGTCACAAGTTCTAatgaggttttttgtttgttttgtgtgccCAGGGCTTCACAGATCCCGTGTACAGAATTCGCAGAAAGGAGTTCGCTGACATCGCCTACAGCTACAGACAGTAAACCGTCTCAGTTTGTTTACGTTGTTCAAGAAAAGTCCAATATTTTACTTTTGCTTTACTTCaaatacactcaccagccactttattaggtacacctgtttcaGTTGCTTaatacaaatagctaatcagccaatcacatgacagAAACTCAaaacatttaggcatctagacgtggtgaagatgacttactgaagcatcagaatggggaagacagaggatttaagtgactttgaacatggcatggttgttggtgccagacgggctggtttgagtatttcagaaactgctaatctactgggattttcatggacaaccatctctagggttcacATAGAGAATGGTCCgttaaagagaagatatccagtgagcggcagttgtggggatgaaaatgtcttgttgatgtctgaggtcagaggagaatgggcagagtggttgaaaatgtcttgttgatgtctgaggtcagaggagaatgggcagagtgGTTGAATGGACAGATTggctgaatggacagactggcAGAATGGGCAGAGTGGTTGAATGGGCAGACTGGCAGAATGGGCAGAGTGATTGAATGGACACACTggctgaatggacagactggcagaatgggcagactggttgaatggacagactggctgaatggacagactggttgaatggacagAGTGGTTGAATGGGCAGACTggctgaatggacagactggttgaatggacagAGTGgttgaatgggcagactggttgaatggacgactgtgtgatgccatcatgtctatatggaccaacatctctgaggaatgtttccaacaccatgTTCAATCTGTGCCaccaagaattaaggcagttctgaaggcaaaaggggtccaacccggtactagcaaggtgtacctaataaagtggccagtgagtgtattgtTCTAAACTGAAAGAAGTTATTCAGAAGAACTGAGCTGTACATGTAAGAAGATGGCATTATCACCATCAGGGGGCATAAAAGAACCTTGTTCTTCGCTAGCTTAGGTTTTTCACCTTTTTTAGTACTTTTAAGGTAGTTTGGAAGTTCAGGGTTCATTAAGACCAGTTTAGCTGCGATTGGCAGAAGTCACTATGCAGTACTGCGACGCTAATGACTTTGGGGACGACTGCAGAAGTCTGTTATTGCTGTAATATCACCAGAAATAAAAACTGGTTGAAGCTGATTAAGACCAACTAGGTGTCATTTTGGTTtgtagaaagaaagaaaaaaaatctcttgACTTGCTTTGATGAGGGTGTGAGCTTCTTGTAAATCAGAAAAATGCTACTTCTCCGGGTCAAACCCGGGTCTTTGCATCTTTTGTCATCTCTTCCCCCCTTTTTTCTGTCCTCTCTCATGGAAAGCCAAAATAAAAATGATATAACTTTGTCCCAGTGGCCAAGTCATCCCCAGGGTTGAGTACACCGAGGATGAGAAGGCCACATGGGGAACGGTGTTCAAGGAACTGAAAACTCTCTACCCGACTCACGCCTGCCGTGAGCACAACCGGGTCTTCCCCCTGCTGGAGAAGTACTGTGGCTACAGACAGGACAACATCCCTCAGCTGCAGGACGTGTCCCGTTTCCTGCAGTGTAAGTTCTGTTGGGGGGTCACCGGTTCCCCCCAAACCGGTCCACAGCCGATCCTCCCTGCACAAATGGGCTGAACCTGCCTCTGATGTTCAGTCGTCCTACCTCTCTTTCATGCACGTCTTCCCCTCCTGCAGCATGCACAGGGTTCCGGCTGCGGCCCGTGGCCGGCCTGCTGTCATCCCGGGACTTCCTGGCAGGGCTGGCGTTCCGTGTCTTCCATTCCACACAGTACATTCGCCACGGCTCCAGGCCAACTTACACACCTGAGCCGTGAGTGTCCCACCTGAAGtcacacatacaaaacaaaaacaaaatgtagaTTTATCCACGAAAGAGGCTGACTTGTGTTTTAAACATGCAGGGACGTCTGCCACGAGCTGCTGGGACACGTTCCACTGTTTGCTGATCATAGTTTTGCTCAGTTCTCACAGGTAATGACAGCAGGACATCCAAGAATAATGATGAAATAATATTACAGTAGTTCCTGTTTGTGACACATATCTCACATTCATTTTCTGATGTATTCGCTCTGGTTCTGCTCTGCAGGAAATCGGACTCGCGTCACTCGGTGCTCCAGATGAGTACATTGAAAAACTTGCTACTGTAAGTTTACTGCACGTGTGGTGAGACTTGAACTTTAATTCTAGTTCTTTTTAAACCTCTTTAAACCACTTAATCCTTTAAAGATACCTACTGAAGAACAGCCTGTAACGCAATTATTTTCATTACAAATGAGTTTTACTACCTTCATTTTTAGtggaagtagttttttttttttaattgttgataAAAGACTGATAGTTGTATCTAGTTGCTGGTATTTGTTCACTGGGGTTTGTATTTAAAACTTGACATTCTTCGGCACGGGTACCAAACTCCTGGCCTGAGAGCTACATATGGATCATAGTCCTGTTGTTTTGGCAATTGACAAGCTCTCACCAAATTAATAAATAGCATCATTTTTAAGTCTTtagaaattttattttaatttagaaTATTATTTTTCAACAAGCTACAACATGTAATTGTATGTAGAgaattcacacatgaacatttattTTTGGCCCATTGAGATTAATTGAAGGCTCTTAAATGGAAATACTGTAATGTGAATACCTGTGTGCATGAAGGTTTCTGGAGTCCAAAGCCGCCTGCTCTCTGAGTGAGCTGCAGCTTGGATGTGTAAGTCACATTATCGGAACCTTTTGTTTGTCCTCAGCTCTACTGGTTCACGGTGGAGTTTGGACTATGCAAGCAGGGATCAGAGATCAAAGCATATGGAGCTGGACTACTGTCATCATTTGGAGAACTCCAGGTAAACCATCTGCTCCCACCACTTTAGTCCTCCTGGGTTTGTAGTCAACTCAAAATCAGGTCTAACATGTCTCAGAGGGGTGTACAGTCCCCAAGGGAGGAATCAAGCTGAGCCATAAATTATTATACTGCATTTCCTAATAGAAAACATGAGTTGTTCAGAGTCAGAGGCAACAAATCTGGCATTTTCCCCACATGGTTTAGTCCTCCATAAAACAAAAAGTGCAGTAAAGATACAGACTGTACAGACTGTAATATTAAAGCTCAGTAAGAAACTTTAATTTGTATATTTGAAAATTCCATATTAAATATGTAGTGTTTTTTCCGGCAGTATTGCTTGACAGACAAGCCCAGGCTCCTACCCTTTGAACCCGAGAAGACCAGCCTGCAGAAGTACCCAATTACAGAGTACCAGCCAGTGTACTTTGTTGCTGAGAGCTTTGAGGATGCCAAAGAGAAAATGAGGTACAGCAATGTATTGCAACAGTACAGTCCATTATGTATCTACAAATATAAGCAGCAGGTTGGTTGGCAGCAGTGTAACACAGCAGGGTCTTGAACTGGAGCAAtagctccacctggtggacatttaccattaatacaggtacaAGAGTTTTGCCAATAGGtcaaattttatgtttataaacTTTggacatttaattacattttttgattaattaaaaatttgtaggaaaaaaaaaagattttaaggATGCAACAGAACTGGCATTTCTCTGCCTGCAGGAGGTTTGCAGCCACTATTCCCAGGCCGTTCACGGTGCGCTACAACGCCTACACCCAGAGCATTGAAGTGCTGGATAACACTCAGCAGCTCCGAAACCTGGCCGACAGCATCAATGGTATGCACTATGTTAACGGATTCTTTTGCGCCATTTACTTAACTTCGAGTCAGTTGTTTTTGAGCAACACATAAaacaaggtttttgtttttttatgtgagaTGCTTGAAAAGTGAGTCAAGGTTCCCCAGGATTTGGCAGATGCATGTATTCTCTGAGTGTACCTTTCTAGTTTTGTCCACAACATAAATGACTGATAACTTAAAGAACCATAATGTAAACTGATGGCAATAAGCTGATGAAACTCTATTGAATTCTACCACACTTCAAATGCAAAGTCTTCTAAGTTgtcttctatttttatttacaggtGAAATGGAGAAACTATGTCAAGCGCTGCGTAAACTGGAGCCCGTCTGAGTCTCAGAACGCCATCTTTGTTTAATTGGCTCTACATTTTAATTCTACAGACTAGCTTTCTTTGTATTATATACAGTTAAAGCACAATTAAATTACTGTAATCcaatcatttatttttaaatgtggaaaaacaaaataaatggagACAGAGTTGTACAAGATCTGAACATTTTACTGCTACTACTGCATTATTACAAAAATGCCCTGTCAAAATAAGAACTGAAAATACCATTTCTTAGGTGGCTTTAATGAATGTGAAACCTTGAACTTGCTTCTACTAGAAACATACTCATCAAATCGCATTTTACCACTTTATTTACCTTTTAAAACTAAAACCATAATTTTTGTTAATAGTTTTCATTTTGTTAATAGTTTTCAGTTGACTATTGCTTGGAGTTGAACTAATAAATATTTCTGACTTCTCGAGTTCTGGTTTCTATTTGCAAAAGCAATTATTTTgaaatttagcttttttttttttttttttttaagtattacaATGCCCCAGTATAAAAATACActtgtatgtacaacccctggcaataattatggaatcaccggcctcggaggatgttcattcagttgtttaattttgtagaaaaaaagcagatcacagacatgacacaaaactaaagtcatttcaaatggcaactttctggctttaagaaacactataagaaatcaaggaaaaaaaattgtggcaatcagtaacggttacttttttagaccaagcagaggaaaaaaatatggactcattcaattctgaggaataaattatggaatcaccctgtaaattttcatccccaaaactaacacctgcatcaaatcagatctgctcgttagtctgcatctaaaaaggagtgatcacaccttggagagctgttgcaccaagtggactgacaagaatcatggctccaacacgagagatgtcaattgaaacaaaggagaggattat
The window above is part of the Thalassophryne amazonica chromosome 22, fThaAma1.1, whole genome shotgun sequence genome. Proteins encoded here:
- the pah gene encoding phenylalanine-4-hydroxylase, with the translated sequence MDAAYKKIKGSHEPQTEEPGTGQRRRGSMYLEEEINKSEVVSCIFSLKEEVGALARALRLFEEKGINLTHIESRPSRTNKDQYEFLINVDSTCSQALDDIIEGLRTQISGHVHELSRNKQKDTVPWFPNDIQDLDRYANQILTYGSELDADHPGFTDPVYRIRRKEFADIAYSYRHGQVIPRVEYTEDEKATWGTVFKELKTLYPTHACREHNRVFPLLEKYCGYRQDNIPQLQDVSRFLQSCTGFRLRPVAGLLSSRDFLAGLAFRVFHSTQYIRHGSRPTYTPEPDVCHELLGHVPLFADHSFAQFSQEIGLASLGAPDEYIEKLATLYWFTVEFGLCKQGSEIKAYGAGLLSSFGELQYCLTDKPRLLPFEPEKTSLQKYPITEYQPVYFVAESFEDAKEKMRRFAATIPRPFTVRYNAYTQSIEVLDNTQQLRNLADSINGEMEKLCQALRKLEPV